A window of Geobacter sp. contains these coding sequences:
- a CDS encoding HEAT repeat domain-containing protein, which produces MQTLRERLRSSDEEIRRMTVTTLSGYTFAEVKEFVYEALGDESWRIRKEALNVLFSWSFTEQIIEDLVGLLRASDNAGQRNSASEALEKLGVQTLPVLCRHLSDNDPDVRKFIIDILGNIGSPDAVPLLIPALRDPDSNVATAAAENLGKIGDERAVEELVKVLDSSDIPLCYTVLEALGCIGRPVPLATITPLADEVLLKKPVIDCIGIVGDVEAIPLLMEGLREKARHVRAAAANAIIRIREDLPAGVAADRVDPYLREMGGTPFAAEFILSLSDTERFLTEPMVKILGLMGDPRAVPVLLEGCRNDHLRRSCLQAFRELGTPGVEALLASYQTANEEHRCYMAYVCGELGIRESVGTLRGAMRDPSHVLRRVAAVAAGKIFEPCLIDDLAALLNDEEIDVRHGAVDSLAALAPVDRESVAAIAGRLAAAEQPEKRRSSATVFAALQDGDRLARLIKDEDANVRKAAVFALAELKSPVSVNHLVLALVDEEPDVRMAAAGALGALGGESAEQALLVALKDQNSWVKCAALRSLGALRVAAAESAIVGLIEETDGLVLISALRTLLDINGERAHQLARNALAHPDKEVVKAAVEILSHTNDSWLDEFRDRLLFHEHWDIRSLFIKALAEHRGVQALPALQEALKCEPDDLVRRQIMDIVDGFA; this is translated from the coding sequence GTGCAGACGTTGAGGGAACGACTGAGGTCTTCTGACGAGGAAATCCGCAGGATGACGGTGACAACCCTGTCCGGATACACCTTTGCCGAGGTCAAGGAGTTCGTCTACGAGGCTTTGGGGGACGAGAGCTGGCGAATTCGGAAAGAGGCCCTGAATGTGCTCTTTTCCTGGTCTTTTACAGAGCAGATCATTGAAGATCTGGTAGGGCTGCTTCGGGCCAGCGACAATGCCGGTCAGCGCAATTCTGCCAGCGAGGCGCTGGAAAAGCTTGGGGTCCAGACGTTGCCGGTCCTCTGCCGCCATCTCAGCGACAATGACCCTGATGTCCGTAAATTCATCATCGACATCCTGGGGAATATTGGTTCACCTGATGCAGTTCCGCTGCTGATCCCGGCGTTGCGTGATCCGGATTCCAACGTGGCAACGGCTGCTGCGGAAAATCTCGGCAAGATCGGCGACGAGCGGGCTGTCGAGGAACTGGTCAAAGTGCTCGACAGTAGCGATATCCCCCTGTGCTATACGGTCCTGGAGGCGCTGGGCTGCATCGGCAGGCCGGTGCCGCTGGCAACGATAACACCGCTGGCAGACGAAGTGCTGCTGAAAAAGCCGGTGATCGATTGCATCGGTATTGTGGGGGATGTGGAAGCGATTCCGCTTTTGATGGAAGGGCTTCGCGAAAAGGCACGTCATGTCAGGGCTGCTGCCGCCAATGCGATCATCCGGATTCGGGAGGACCTCCCTGCTGGGGTCGCTGCCGACCGGGTCGACCCTTACCTGCGCGAGATGGGGGGGACCCCCTTTGCCGCAGAGTTCATCTTGTCCCTGAGCGATACGGAACGTTTTCTGACGGAGCCGATGGTCAAGATCCTCGGTCTCATGGGTGATCCACGGGCGGTACCGGTTCTGCTGGAGGGATGCCGCAATGACCATCTGCGACGCTCATGCCTCCAGGCATTCCGCGAGCTCGGCACGCCGGGGGTGGAGGCCCTGCTTGCCTCTTACCAGACGGCCAACGAGGAGCATCGCTGCTACATGGCCTATGTCTGCGGCGAGCTCGGTATCCGCGAGAGCGTCGGGACCCTGCGAGGCGCGATGCGCGACCCGAGCCATGTGCTTCGTCGTGTCGCCGCGGTTGCCGCCGGCAAGATTTTCGAACCATGCCTGATCGACGATCTCGCCGCACTCTTAAATGACGAGGAAATCGACGTGCGTCATGGAGCCGTGGATTCTCTGGCTGCTCTGGCCCCGGTTGACAGGGAGTCCGTAGCTGCCATCGCAGGACGGCTCGCCGCTGCCGAACAACCAGAAAAGCGTCGTAGCTCAGCCACGGTTTTTGCCGCACTCCAGGACGGTGACCGTCTTGCCCGCCTGATAAAGGACGAAGACGCCAATGTTCGCAAGGCCGCCGTATTCGCCTTGGCGGAGTTGAAATCCCCGGTGAGCGTCAACCATCTGGTCCTTGCCCTCGTGGATGAAGAACCCGATGTCCGGATGGCTGCAGCAGGTGCTTTGGGGGCCCTGGGGGGAGAAAGTGCCGAGCAGGCGTTGCTCGTTGCCTTAAAGGACCAGAATTCATGGGTGAAATGTGCCGCCCTCAGGAGCCTGGGTGCATTGCGGGTTGCTGCTGCCGAATCCGCAATCGTGGGGCTCATCGAAGAGACCGATGGACTGGTGCTGATCTCGGCTTTGCGGACGCTCCTGGACATCAATGGTGAACGGGCTCATCAACTGGCCCGCAATGCCCTTGCCCATCCCGATAAGGAGGTGGTCAAGGCGGCCGTTGAAATACTCTCGCATACCAACGACAGCTGGCTTGACGAATTCCGTGATCGACTGCTCTTTCACGAACATTGGGACATCCGCAGTCTCTTTATCAAGGCCCTTGCCGAACACCGGGGGGTTCAAGCCCTTCCTGCCCTGCAGGAGGC
- a CDS encoding AAA family ATPase: protein MYKDFYGFSDKPFSKTPDPHYLYLSRGHREALARLKYVLEEREMALLTGGIGCGKTTISRALMDTMGEGYRFCFVLNPRLTAIEFLRYVARSLFSDIPATSKDDLLQEITDALYRLHCEGICPVLVIDEAQLIPDREVYDEIRLLTNFQLDDRNLLSVILMGQPEIRSILSAPQYEPLRQRIAINYSLQPLTLEETQEYLDFRMETAGGSPGLFAPDAVQRIFALSGGVPRMINLIATNALLEGFDREAAMIDAEIVEALTAELAL, encoded by the coding sequence ATGTATAAGGACTTCTACGGTTTCAGCGACAAGCCGTTCAGCAAGACCCCCGACCCGCACTATCTCTACTTGAGTCGCGGGCACCGGGAGGCGCTGGCGCGGCTCAAATACGTGCTGGAGGAGCGGGAGATGGCCCTGCTCACCGGCGGCATAGGGTGCGGCAAGACCACCATCTCGCGGGCGCTCATGGATACCATGGGAGAGGGTTACCGCTTCTGCTTTGTCCTGAATCCGCGGCTTACCGCCATCGAATTCCTCCGCTACGTGGCGCGGAGCCTCTTCTCGGATATCCCTGCGACCAGCAAGGACGATCTGCTGCAAGAGATCACCGACGCACTCTACCGGCTCCATTGCGAAGGGATTTGCCCGGTCCTCGTCATCGACGAGGCGCAGTTGATCCCCGACCGAGAGGTCTACGACGAGATCCGCCTGCTGACCAACTTCCAGCTTGATGACCGCAACCTCTTGAGCGTGATCCTGATGGGGCAGCCGGAGATAAGGTCCATCCTGTCTGCGCCGCAGTACGAGCCGCTGCGGCAACGGATCGCCATCAACTACAGCTTGCAGCCGCTGACTCTGGAAGAAACCCAGGAGTACCTCGATTTTCGCATGGAGACCGCCGGCGGCAGCCCCGGACTCTTTGCCCCGGATGCGGTACAGAGGATCTTTGCACTGTCGGGCGGCGTGCCGCGGATGATCAATCTGATCGCCACCAATGCCCTGCTGGAAGGGTTTGACCGGGAGGCTGCCATGATCGATGCGGAGATCGTCGAAGCCCTGACGGCGGAACTGGCACTTTGA
- a CDS encoding response regulator, translated as MQIACPGCKAHYSFDENRIAEGGVKLRCSKCRTIFRVMKRPKQSAEPAVQPLLAGGTRVKVIVANESAAFCSAVCKVLANEPFDVSTYHDGRDTLSAIEAERPAVVLLDVALPSMYGFDICEEVRKNPSLDGVKLILVASIYDKTKYKRTPESLYGADAYIEKHHIPDALATMIYRLIGVEPAAGKGLPAPQPVSASDREADAEQLSVDAEQESARRSMQWDEERGTTNPPTMERGGGTAEHSEDQVKARRLARIIVSDILLYNQAKVEEGIRNGTFYELLKDDINEGRALYARRVGTEIAVSRAYLDEAFDQLIANKRQEMNL; from the coding sequence ATGCAGATAGCCTGCCCCGGTTGCAAGGCTCACTATAGTTTCGATGAGAACAGGATTGCCGAAGGCGGCGTCAAACTGCGCTGCAGTAAATGCCGGACCATCTTCAGGGTTATGAAGAGGCCCAAGCAGTCTGCCGAGCCGGCAGTCCAGCCTCTTTTGGCTGGCGGCACCAGAGTCAAGGTTATCGTTGCCAACGAAAGTGCTGCATTCTGCTCGGCAGTCTGTAAGGTTCTTGCCAATGAGCCTTTCGACGTTTCGACCTATCATGACGGCAGGGATACCCTGTCAGCCATTGAGGCGGAACGGCCGGCAGTCGTCCTTTTGGATGTGGCGCTTCCCTCCATGTACGGGTTCGACATCTGTGAAGAGGTACGAAAGAATCCATCTCTCGATGGGGTCAAACTGATCCTGGTGGCTTCCATTTATGACAAGACCAAGTACAAAAGGACACCGGAGTCTCTGTACGGGGCTGATGCATATATCGAAAAACATCATATCCCTGATGCACTGGCAACGATGATCTACCGGCTGATTGGGGTCGAACCTGCGGCCGGCAAGGGGCTTCCGGCTCCACAGCCCGTGTCGGCATCCGACCGGGAAGCCGATGCGGAGCAGCTTTCCGTTGACGCCGAGCAGGAGTCGGCTCGTCGTTCGATGCAGTGGGATGAAGAGCGGGGCACTACCAATCCTCCCACGATGGAGAGAGGGGGGGGCACTGCCGAACATTCGGAGGATCAGGTCAAGGCACGTCGCCTGGCTCGCATCATCGTATCGGACATCCTCCTGTACAACCAGGCCAAGGTTGAGGAGGGAATCAGGAATGGCACCTTCTACGAACTGCTGAAGGATGACATAAACGAAGGCAGGGCGCTGTACGCCCGTCGGGTCGGGACAGAGATAGCCGTCTCCAGGGCCTATCTGGACGAGGCATTCGATCAGCTCATAGCTAACAAACGACAGGAAATGAACCTGTAG
- a CDS encoding chemotaxis protein CheW, translated as MNLAEIRKKANRDRGTIVEATPETERPVQSSSDLEFLDDTVVPAQPVPADEFVEPPVAREEVLETAAPPQPPPDVPVIVAPGLPASNAVSFVAPAVPGVSDTDLPPMVEVIGADAIAEHQRNGSFDPIALLLAGRVAAGFDEEIPLASPDGTETEQVDYHEFLCFRVASEQYAISIMEIKEIIKPREVTEVPRVPAFISGVLSLRGIIIPVFAMGTRLQLAPAGEPGKERIIVVSKGEELFGLAVDEVLQVVRVPNSAIEQPPLVLDGIDRDFVQGIGRHDSRMLILLNLANILDISLC; from the coding sequence ATGAATCTGGCTGAGATACGCAAAAAGGCAAACAGGGATCGCGGGACTATTGTGGAGGCAACGCCCGAAACAGAACGGCCTGTGCAGAGCAGTTCCGATCTGGAGTTTCTGGATGATACTGTCGTGCCGGCCCAGCCTGTGCCAGCGGATGAGTTTGTGGAACCGCCTGTTGCAAGGGAAGAGGTTCTAGAGACCGCAGCTCCCCCTCAGCCTCCTCCCGATGTCCCGGTTATTGTCGCTCCCGGTCTGCCAGCCTCGAATGCCGTGTCGTTTGTTGCTCCGGCCGTACCCGGGGTATCGGATACGGATCTGCCCCCCATGGTTGAGGTCATCGGAGCAGATGCGATCGCCGAGCACCAACGCAATGGCTCGTTCGACCCGATCGCCCTGCTGCTGGCAGGGAGAGTCGCGGCCGGATTCGACGAGGAGATACCGCTGGCATCCCCTGACGGGACTGAAACCGAACAGGTGGATTATCATGAATTCCTCTGTTTCAGGGTGGCTTCTGAGCAGTACGCCATCAGTATCATGGAGATCAAGGAGATCATCAAACCGCGCGAGGTAACCGAGGTGCCGCGGGTCCCGGCATTCATCTCGGGTGTCCTCTCGCTGCGGGGGATCATTATCCCGGTATTCGCCATGGGGACGCGATTGCAGCTGGCCCCGGCCGGAGAACCGGGCAAAGAACGCATTATCGTGGTGAGCAAGGGTGAAGAGCTGTTTGGCCTGGCAGTGGATGAGGTGCTCCAGGTGGTGCGCGTGCCCAATTCGGCCATTGAACAGCCGCCACTGGTTCTGGACGGCATAGACCGCGATTTTGTCCAGGGGATCGGACGACACGACAGTCGCATGCTGATCCTGTTGAACCTGGCAAATATCCTCGATATCTCACTCTGCTGA
- a CDS encoding chemotaxis protein CheW — MHRDIQEIQVACFRLGEDLYAIDIMRIKEIIRPLKLTSLPKFPAFMEGIINLRGTVIPVVDLRRRFDLPDVEDTSSTRLLIVSLAGQVLALVVDEVTEVVTVPVKDIKPPPHLGEGIDAEYLIGVCLVKQDLIMLLNIDSLLSSQEAHELGTVRERLVES; from the coding sequence ATGCACCGGGATATCCAGGAGATACAGGTTGCCTGTTTTCGGTTGGGGGAAGACCTCTACGCCATAGATATCATGCGGATCAAGGAGATCATCCGTCCGCTCAAGCTGACGTCGCTTCCCAAGTTTCCCGCATTCATGGAGGGAATCATCAATCTGCGCGGCACGGTCATCCCCGTGGTCGATCTGCGCAGACGGTTCGACCTGCCGGATGTGGAGGACACCTCGTCTACCCGGCTGCTTATCGTCTCACTGGCAGGCCAGGTTCTTGCCCTGGTGGTTGATGAGGTCACCGAGGTCGTAACCGTGCCGGTGAAAGATATCAAGCCGCCGCCCCATCTGGGAGAGGGTATCGATGCCGAATACCTGATAGGGGTCTGCCTGGTGAAGCAGGATCTCATCATGCTGTTGAATATAGACAGTCTGCTTTCGTCACAGGAGGCCCATGAGCTGGGAACGGTTCGGGAACGGCTGGTGGAGTCCTGA
- a CDS encoding response regulator, with protein sequence MKRNKILIVEDEESLLKLESILLTSKGYKVTGVMDGPAALEEVARSRPDLVILDIMLPGIDGFEVCRRIKEDPSTSAIRVIMLTAKKNKQDMERGMQAGADAYITKPFKSAFLIESIERLLRPGFESPA encoded by the coding sequence ATGAAACGCAACAAAATATTGATCGTAGAAGATGAAGAGAGTCTCCTCAAGCTGGAGAGCATTCTCCTCACTTCCAAGGGTTACAAGGTGACGGGGGTGATGGACGGTCCTGCGGCGTTGGAAGAGGTTGCCCGGAGCCGACCCGACCTGGTCATCCTCGACATCATGCTGCCGGGGATCGATGGATTCGAGGTCTGTCGCAGGATAAAAGAGGATCCGTCAACCAGTGCCATCAGGGTGATCATGCTGACTGCCAAGAAGAACAAGCAGGATATGGAAAGGGGCATGCAGGCCGGAGCGGATGCCTATATTACCAAACCATTCAAGTCGGCATTCCTGATCGAAAGCATCGAGCGGCTCCTGCGCCCGGGCTTCGAATCACCTGCCTAG